The Populus alba chromosome 6, ASM523922v2, whole genome shotgun sequence genome contains a region encoding:
- the LOC118046154 gene encoding uncharacterized protein, producing the protein MVLFRNSSSSTKRFLVIDEKYRRTSLHVYEPAIGPFAKKRSSESIKHLTSWSLETSYELYGHGGLPQSVLQLQSSFPHSTTFLADLPSLDYHKRDGNATCKDYFPISDALEYTPKYWEWTEDILKHYEPILERAHIRDTIFASLFTYDWQMNVILSFYNHWNPATNTLSTPNGEESISLWELKSCSGLPIFGTFYDEVIPSADELNEADKKGRSFLPKSCKYLFIAFHKECQTIDGDHVMTLQDWVDFWFRDDLRYKVPFSVGKSSGSNKTNYPSGSIDKSRVRFSKFIHPFKELNVPSHIQDEVYLAAFLSCWLCKFVFPSKDVGFIRPSTFKVASMMAAGRQFSLAIPVLASIFKGLKEVQSALSVTARDIPFPIHFLSSWLAEKFGTHQTTISPTKLVGMTKYAGVGLAKHFNESQAHALFRDPKRVIFPALLPLAKVGVLYDDGNLSILESDYFMCIRSGYLTLRYDDTPCCMNFFLFTENGHCGILIKTLNHQMTWEEFIHRNP; encoded by the coding sequence atggTGCTTTTCaggaattcttcttcttctactaaaaGATTCTTAGTGATTGATGAGAAGTATCGTCGGACAAGCCTTCACGTATATGAACCTGCCATTGGTCCATTTGCTAAGAAGCGGTCTTCCGAAAGCATCAAGCATTTGACTTCCTGGTCATTGGAGACTTCTTATGAACTTTATGGTCATGGTGGTTTGCCTCAATCAGTTTTACAACTTCAATCCTCCTTTCCACATTCAACAACTTTTCTAGCTGATCTGCCGTCATTAGACTATCATAAACGTGATGGAAATGCTACTTGCAAAGATTATTTCCCAATCTCCGATGCACTTGAGTATACTCCCAAGTATTGGGAATGGACAGAagatattttgaaacattacgAGCCAATCCTCGAGAGGGCACATATTCGAGACACTATTTTTGCATCCCTTTTTACCTATGACTGGCAGATGAATgttatcctttctttttataaccATTGGAATCCTGCTACCAACACGCTATCTACCCCGAATGGCGAGGAGTCTATATCTCTTTGGGAGCTAAAATCATGTAGCGGCCTTCCTATTTTTGGCACTTTTTATGATGAAGTCATCCCTTCTGCTGATGAACTTAATGAAGCTGACAAGAAAGGACGTTCTTTTCTTCCAAAGAGCTGCAAGTACCTATTCATCGCCTTTCATAAAGAATGTCAGACTATTGATGGTGACCATGTAATGACCCTTCAAGATTGGGTAGATTTCTGGTTTCGAGATGACTTGAGATACAAGGTACCTTTTTCTGTGGGCAAGTCTAGCGGATCCAATAAGACTAACTATCCTTCTGGCTCAATTGATAAGTCTCGTGTTCGCTTCAGCAAATtcattcatccttttaaggagcTTAATGTCCCTTCTCATATTCAGGATGAAGTTTATTTAGCGGCTTTTCTTTCATGTTGGCTATGCAAATTTGTATTTCCTAGCAAGGATGTTGGTTTCATTCGTCCTAGTACTTTCAAAGTAGCATCCATGATGGCAGCTGGAAGGCAATTCTCTCTTGCGATACCAGTTCTAGCAAGTATCTTCAAAGGTCTAAAGGAAGTCCAGTCTGCATTGAGTGTGACCGCACGAGACATCCCTTTTCCTATTCATTTTCTCAGCAGTTGGCTTGCAGAAAAATTTGGCACCCATCAAACAACAATTAGTCCTACCAAGTTAGTTGGGATGACGAAATATGCCGGTGTGGGGTTGGCAAAACATTTCAATGAATCTCAAGCTCATGCTCTTTTCAGAGATCCCAAGAGAGTCATATTTCCTGCATTACTTCCCCTGGCTAAAGTTGGGGTCTTATATGATGATGGCAACTTGTCAATCCTCGAGAGTGACTACTTTATGTGTATTCGATCCGGCTATTTGACTCTTCGTTATGATGATACTCCTTGttgcatgaatttttttcttttcactgaaAATGGTCACTGTGGCATCTTGATTAAAACCTTGAATCATCAGATGACTTGGGAAGAGTTCATCCATAGAAATCCCTAG